One window of the Archangium primigenium genome contains the following:
- a CDS encoding response regulator: MTTDTTPSYLFVDEDPLQLSALRRLLRDVPGHKRAATSGEEALRMAEDEAPSVVIAAYILPGMDGLSLIAALRERLPHTRYGLHTTQLPGRDIVPPGITILLKPCPPERLRAFLLSAVPAPRG; encoded by the coding sequence ATGACCACGGACACCACGCCCTCCTATCTCTTCGTCGACGAGGATCCCCTCCAACTCTCCGCGCTGCGCCGGCTGTTGCGCGACGTGCCCGGGCACAAGCGCGCGGCCACCAGCGGGGAGGAAGCCCTGCGCATGGCCGAGGACGAGGCCCCCTCCGTCGTCATCGCCGCGTACATCCTGCCGGGCATGGATGGGTTGTCGTTGATCGCCGCGCTGCGCGAGCGCCTGCCCCATACGCGCTACGGCCTGCACACCACGCAGCTGCCCGGACGCGACATCGTCCCGCCCGGCATCACCATCCTGCTCAAGCCCTGTCCGCCCGAGCGGCTGCGGGCCTTCCTGCTGTCGGCGGTGCCCGCGCCTCGCGGGTGA
- a CDS encoding FAD-dependent oxidoreductase, translating into MSPQEQRCPFRGNSIQEASGPTRQGKPPRVVIIGAGIGGLTLAQGLRKAGVSVAVYEQDTASGLRHQGYRVPLHPPSLHALEQTLPADHLGWLRASLQEWKPSRTVSERLETLLLSTAAISGKRESSYSIDRLTLHRLLSAGLEDAVHHGKVFERYEERDTGEVRVHFADGTSVVADVLVGADGTTSRVRRQLLPQHAEQLDTGYRELTGRMLLTPDTRREIEAVGLESQVLVLDKASAMLVLSRQEFRAGAAHACAAPGPGADLPPDHVAWGLIAPTAHFARAGDGERVDVGVLKQIAFETARTWHPALRRMIERTPPSHLGLNPLRTAVPHAHWGTRPVTLLGDAVHGMVPPREHGATITLRDALLLAQRLIGVSEGEKSVIAALQAYETEMLPYAFKAVSESHATLKQMMEGSRFARGAVHQALKAMNGLLGAASRVLPASAPRN; encoded by the coding sequence ATGAGTCCACAAGAACAGCGGTGTCCATTCCGAGGAAACTCCATCCAGGAAGCGTCCGGACCCACGCGCCAGGGCAAGCCGCCCCGAGTGGTGATCATCGGCGCGGGAATCGGGGGGCTGACGCTCGCCCAGGGATTGCGCAAGGCGGGTGTGAGCGTCGCGGTGTATGAGCAAGACACCGCCTCTGGCCTGCGTCATCAGGGCTACCGGGTGCCCCTGCATCCGCCCAGCCTTCATGCCCTGGAGCAGACCCTGCCCGCGGATCACCTCGGCTGGCTGCGCGCCTCCTTGCAGGAGTGGAAGCCGTCCCGGACGGTGAGCGAGCGGCTGGAGACGCTCCTGTTGTCCACCGCCGCGATCTCCGGCAAGCGTGAGTCGAGCTACTCCATCGATCGGCTCACCCTGCACCGGCTGCTGAGCGCCGGGCTCGAGGACGCCGTGCACCATGGCAAGGTGTTCGAGCGCTACGAGGAGCGGGACACGGGCGAGGTGCGCGTGCACTTCGCGGATGGCACCTCGGTGGTGGCGGACGTGCTCGTGGGAGCCGATGGCACGACGTCCCGGGTGCGGCGCCAGTTGCTGCCCCAGCACGCCGAGCAGCTCGACACCGGCTACCGGGAGCTCACCGGCCGGATGCTGCTCACCCCGGACACGCGCCGGGAGATCGAGGCCGTGGGGCTCGAGTCCCAGGTGCTCGTCTTGGACAAGGCGAGCGCCATGCTGGTGCTCAGCCGCCAGGAGTTCCGCGCCGGTGCCGCCCACGCGTGCGCGGCGCCCGGCCCCGGCGCGGACCTGCCGCCGGATCACGTCGCCTGGGGGTTGATCGCCCCGACCGCGCACTTCGCGCGCGCCGGAGACGGGGAGCGGGTGGACGTGGGCGTGCTCAAGCAGATCGCGTTCGAGACGGCGCGCACGTGGCACCCCGCCCTGCGCCGGATGATCGAACGCACGCCCCCGTCCCACCTCGGCCTCAATCCCCTGCGCACCGCCGTGCCCCACGCCCACTGGGGCACGCGGCCCGTGACCCTGCTCGGGGATGCCGTCCACGGCATGGTGCCTCCGCGCGAGCACGGGGCCACCATCACCCTGCGCGACGCGCTCCTGCTCGCCCAGCGGCTCATCGGCGTGAGCGAGGGGGAGAAGTCGGTGATCGCCGCCCTGCAGGCGTACGAGACCGAGATGCTCCCGTACGCCTTCAAGGCCGTGAGCGAGTCGCACGCCACCCTCAAGCAGATGATGGAGGGCAGCCGGTTCGCCCGCGGCGCGGTCCACCAGGCCCTCAAGGCCATGAACGGCCTGCTGGGCGCGGCGTCCCGGGTGCTCCCGGCCAGCGCGCCCCGGAACTGA
- a CDS encoding AAA family ATPase, whose translation MEKPLPTPRSSARAKEPPAFRAPAAEPVDLVVRSVLPEDVLAALESERSLYRWVMLKGAVDVRLEDESMLGLTPLPAADPSWSGGQLIGFLPDERRFIGEIVHLDPTTGRVFLSTRSMGHIPPAVTSVDRWAFQPYDFSEALVAASKAYDARGADVREALERVRGLIPDDGTGPSQGPEHLWEKPWALLWGPPGTGKTETMARLLAQAVRNNPRERILAVAPTNRAADTLALRVARMLSQAGALHAPDTTCRVFRGGLGVGQELTRAFPALLHDAGYQKHAARIQHMEERVREEFLGNASSSRMAAVKAELRKVRDGLTDETLFVAREGYATLMVLTVHRALRLVSELDGAQRFDRLVVDEAGMVSRAAVGLLAPLARKVLLGGDPKQIGPVSRALEGGERPVQTWMRSSPLSHLEDARAAAELPHVLLLRAQHRMHPQIGAVVSHFSYAGMLEDGEGPRTRAHKTVDAFPAARACWVVLDEATRDARRVCHERGDSGHGYRRPFSAELVMALAAPALKAGLKVLAVTPYRAQAGLLRGMAEERGWNESRFQASTIHRQQGTEYDVVVVDTVAAGRPFAPSELTPMLNVAASRAREYLFVLSSRAESEAAIPSQLLELLTPVAPRLEPRFSLQPLLVMPGVRARTATRPDGLGQEIDVLREMGPLFTQEQVSLFERRFDEGHHLVRGVAGSGKTYVLAHWVARYLAEHPEARVLVSFFNKALTPLLTRLVDSALRQRLGRRASFYLHRVTLMHMTGTGGYAKESFDAVFVDEAQDLSAAELAHLYGLARPLSREEGTPLKAFLLFADDSQNVYGHSAVEALRQELPDGLDFTGRVRVLRETFRSTRQVSELAFNVVLDPLGLHRVGNPGMREFMRASELREQGLLEEPVPGVDGLFRLRSGEREGWSPQVRAFDSARDEEAWLVREVKRLMRHEGVRPSDVLVVAPVRPARLAEALEREGLKAVAFGGRGGEDVAAFSVGAVDYLRVTTAFSCKGHESPVVFFCGVDALDDMAWMEGKAGRQERELERTRRALFYVGATRAMVRQYVSGLGGARFTRVAQEYARALTRGSR comes from the coding sequence ATGGAGAAGCCCCTTCCCACCCCTCGCTCCTCCGCGCGCGCGAAGGAGCCCCCCGCCTTCCGGGCCCCGGCCGCCGAGCCGGTGGACCTCGTCGTGCGCTCGGTGCTGCCCGAGGACGTGCTGGCGGCGCTGGAGAGTGAGCGGTCGCTCTACCGGTGGGTGATGCTCAAGGGGGCGGTGGACGTGCGGCTGGAGGACGAGTCCATGCTCGGCCTGACGCCCCTGCCGGCGGCGGACCCGAGCTGGAGCGGCGGCCAGCTCATCGGCTTCCTCCCCGACGAGCGCCGCTTCATCGGAGAGATCGTCCACCTGGATCCCACCACGGGCCGCGTCTTCCTCTCCACGCGCTCGATGGGCCACATCCCGCCGGCCGTCACCTCGGTGGACCGCTGGGCCTTCCAGCCCTACGATTTCTCCGAGGCGCTGGTGGCCGCCTCCAAGGCCTATGACGCGCGGGGCGCGGACGTGCGCGAGGCGCTCGAGCGGGTGCGGGGCCTCATCCCGGACGACGGCACCGGACCGAGCCAGGGCCCCGAGCACCTCTGGGAGAAGCCCTGGGCGCTGCTCTGGGGGCCGCCGGGCACGGGCAAGACGGAGACGATGGCGCGGCTGCTCGCCCAGGCCGTGCGGAACAACCCCCGCGAGCGCATCCTCGCGGTGGCGCCCACCAACCGCGCCGCGGACACGCTGGCCCTGCGCGTGGCGCGCATGTTGTCCCAGGCGGGTGCCCTGCATGCCCCGGACACCACGTGCCGCGTCTTCCGGGGGGGCCTGGGCGTGGGCCAGGAGCTCACCCGGGCCTTCCCCGCGCTCCTGCACGACGCGGGCTACCAGAAGCACGCGGCGCGCATCCAGCACATGGAGGAGCGCGTGCGCGAGGAGTTCCTCGGCAACGCGTCCTCCTCGCGCATGGCGGCGGTGAAGGCGGAGCTGCGCAAGGTGCGCGATGGGCTCACGGACGAGACGCTCTTCGTGGCGCGCGAGGGCTACGCCACGCTCATGGTGCTCACCGTGCACCGGGCGCTGCGGCTCGTGTCCGAGCTGGACGGGGCCCAGCGCTTCGACCGGCTGGTGGTGGACGAGGCGGGCATGGTGTCGCGCGCGGCGGTGGGGCTGCTCGCGCCGCTCGCGCGCAAGGTGCTGCTCGGGGGAGACCCCAAGCAGATTGGTCCGGTGAGCCGGGCGCTGGAGGGCGGGGAGCGGCCGGTGCAGACGTGGATGCGCAGCTCGCCCCTGTCGCACCTGGAGGACGCGCGCGCCGCGGCGGAGTTGCCGCACGTGCTGCTCCTGCGCGCCCAGCACCGCATGCACCCGCAGATTGGCGCGGTGGTGAGCCACTTCAGCTACGCGGGCATGCTGGAGGACGGCGAGGGGCCACGCACGCGCGCGCACAAGACGGTGGACGCCTTCCCGGCGGCGCGCGCGTGCTGGGTGGTGCTGGACGAGGCCACGCGCGATGCGCGCCGGGTGTGCCACGAGCGCGGGGACTCGGGCCATGGCTACCGGCGCCCCTTCTCCGCGGAGCTGGTGATGGCGCTCGCCGCGCCCGCGCTCAAGGCGGGGCTCAAGGTGCTCGCGGTGACGCCCTACCGGGCCCAGGCGGGCCTCCTGCGCGGCATGGCCGAGGAGCGGGGCTGGAACGAGTCGCGCTTCCAGGCCTCCACCATCCACCGGCAGCAGGGCACCGAGTACGACGTGGTGGTGGTGGACACGGTGGCCGCCGGACGCCCCTTCGCGCCCAGCGAGCTCACGCCCATGCTCAACGTGGCGGCCAGTCGCGCGCGCGAGTACCTCTTCGTCCTGTCCTCGCGCGCCGAGTCCGAGGCGGCCATCCCCTCGCAGCTGCTCGAGCTGCTCACCCCGGTGGCGCCGCGCCTGGAGCCGCGCTTCTCCCTGCAGCCGCTGCTGGTGATGCCGGGCGTGCGCGCGCGCACGGCGACGCGGCCCGACGGCCTGGGCCAGGAGATCGACGTGCTGCGGGAGATGGGGCCGCTCTTCACCCAGGAGCAGGTGTCGCTCTTCGAGCGGCGCTTCGACGAGGGGCACCACCTGGTGCGCGGGGTGGCGGGCAGCGGCAAGACGTACGTGCTGGCGCACTGGGTGGCGCGCTACCTCGCCGAGCACCCCGAGGCGCGCGTGCTGGTGTCCTTCTTCAACAAGGCGCTCACGCCGCTGCTCACGCGCCTGGTGGACTCGGCCTTGCGCCAGCGCCTGGGCCGGCGCGCCTCGTTCTACCTGCACCGCGTGACGCTCATGCACATGACGGGCACGGGCGGCTACGCGAAGGAGAGCTTCGACGCCGTCTTCGTGGACGAGGCGCAGGACCTGAGCGCCGCGGAGCTCGCCCACCTGTACGGGCTCGCCCGGCCGCTCTCGCGCGAGGAGGGCACGCCGCTCAAGGCCTTCCTGCTCTTCGCGGACGACTCCCAGAACGTCTACGGCCACAGCGCCGTGGAGGCCCTGCGCCAGGAGCTGCCGGACGGCCTGGACTTCACCGGCCGCGTGCGGGTGCTGCGCGAGACGTTCCGCTCCACGCGCCAGGTGTCCGAGCTGGCCTTCAACGTGGTGTTGGATCCGCTCGGCCTGCACCGGGTGGGCAACCCGGGCATGCGCGAGTTCATGCGCGCGAGCGAGCTGCGCGAGCAGGGCCTGTTGGAGGAGCCGGTGCCGGGGGTGGATGGGCTCTTCCGGCTGCGCAGCGGCGAGCGCGAGGGGTGGAGCCCCCAGGTGCGCGCCTTCGACTCGGCCCGGGACGAGGAGGCGTGGCTCGTGCGCGAGGTGAAGCGGCTGATGCGGCACGAGGGGGTGCGGCCCTCGGACGTGCTGGTGGTGGCGCCGGTGCGGCCCGCGCGGCTGGCCGAGGCGCTGGAGCGCGAGGGGCTCAAGGCGGTGGCCTTCGGCGGCCGGGGCGGCGAGGACGTGGCCGCCTTCAGCGTGGGCGCGGTGGACTACCTCCGGGTGACGACGGCCTTCTCCTGCAAGGGCCACGAGAGCCCCGTGGTGTTCTTCTGTGGCGTGGATGCCCTGGACGACATGGCGTGGATGGAGGGCAAGGCGGGGCGGCAGGAGCGCGAGCTGGAGCGCACGCGCCGCGCCCTCTTCTACGTGGGGGCCACGCGCGCCATGGTGCGCCAGTACGTGAGCGGCCTGGGCGGCGCGCGCTTCACCCGGGTGGCCCAGGAGTACGCCCGCGCGCTCACGCGTGGCTCGCGCTGA
- a CDS encoding helix-turn-helix transcriptional regulator, with amino-acid sequence MAKKLATRLGECARAARQRLNLTQEDVAERVGIATEVYGRLERGNMLPSVPTFRKLCAVLALSADEALGLAAEAAPSWTPPPTPPEASEPAELRRLLRRARLLDRNSLRVLSLVAAHLGQKNG; translated from the coding sequence ATGGCAAAAAAGCTCGCAACCAGGCTGGGAGAGTGCGCACGCGCAGCCCGGCAGCGCCTCAACCTCACACAAGAAGACGTGGCGGAGCGCGTGGGCATCGCCACGGAGGTGTACGGGCGCCTGGAGCGGGGAAACATGCTTCCGAGCGTCCCCACCTTCCGCAAGCTGTGCGCGGTGCTGGCGCTGTCCGCGGACGAGGCGCTGGGCCTGGCCGCCGAGGCGGCGCCGTCCTGGACACCGCCCCCCACGCCTCCCGAGGCCAGTGAGCCTGCGGAGCTGCGCCGGCTCTTGCGCCGCGCGCGCTTGTTGGACCGCAACTCCCTGCGCGTGCTGAGCCTCGTGGCCGCGCACCTGGGACAGAAGAACGGGTAG
- a CDS encoding MarR family winged helix-turn-helix transcriptional regulator, whose protein sequence is MADQPDGEQAQAEALARAQVQGQDLPALERELSVLVRRSVLSLWSNKRDENGVDRWTYALLMRLAEEGPTRVGDVARRFGIDKSTASRHLGRMEEQGLVQGIPDESDARSVLLRITPQGAEHLSAARSRRLRILRTIFDAWPEQDRTELTRLLGRLNTELDQASGF, encoded by the coding sequence ATGGCAGATCAGCCAGATGGAGAGCAGGCACAAGCCGAGGCCCTGGCACGGGCCCAGGTTCAGGGACAGGATCTCCCGGCGCTGGAGCGGGAGCTGAGCGTGCTGGTACGGCGCTCGGTGCTGTCGCTGTGGAGCAACAAGCGCGACGAGAACGGAGTGGATCGCTGGACCTACGCCCTGCTCATGCGGCTGGCGGAGGAAGGCCCCACGCGCGTGGGCGACGTGGCGCGCCGCTTCGGCATCGACAAGTCCACCGCGAGCCGACACCTGGGCCGCATGGAGGAGCAGGGCCTGGTGCAGGGCATCCCGGACGAGAGCGATGCCCGCTCGGTGCTGCTGCGCATCACGCCCCAGGGCGCCGAGCATCTCAGCGCGGCCCGCTCCCGGCGGCTCAGGATACTGCGGACCATCTTCGACGCCTGGCCCGAGCAGGATCGCACGGAACTCACCCGGCTGCTAGGCCGGCTCAACACGGAGTTGGATCAGGCCAGCGGCTTCTAG
- a CDS encoding metallophosphoesterase family protein produces the protein MKLYALSDLHLRYEPNRRALESLASHPDDWLIVAGDVGETRDDMDFAWRTLTARFGRVLWVPGNHELWTLSREPGALRGDALYQDRVAQCRAYGVLTPEDPYPRWPGEGPHRVLVPLFLLYDYSFRPDDVTEQGALDWALAANILCTDEAVLHPDPYPTRAAWCAARVESTLARLATLPADCKTLLINHFPLRYEHVRLPRIPRFSLWCGTKKTEDWHTRFRAEVVVTGHLHMPATLWRDGVRFEEVSLGYPKQWTWRGDISQCLREILPGPAR, from the coding sequence ATGAAGCTCTACGCCCTCAGTGATTTGCATCTCCGCTACGAGCCCAACCGGCGGGCGCTCGAATCGCTCGCGTCCCATCCGGACGACTGGCTCATCGTCGCCGGGGACGTGGGCGAGACACGCGACGACATGGACTTCGCCTGGCGCACGCTGACGGCCCGCTTCGGGCGGGTGCTGTGGGTTCCGGGCAACCACGAGCTGTGGACGCTGTCGCGCGAGCCGGGCGCGCTGCGCGGGGACGCGCTCTACCAGGACCGGGTGGCGCAGTGCCGCGCGTATGGCGTGCTCACCCCGGAGGACCCCTACCCGCGCTGGCCCGGCGAGGGGCCCCACCGCGTGCTGGTGCCGCTCTTCCTGCTCTACGACTACTCCTTCCGGCCGGACGACGTCACCGAGCAGGGCGCGCTGGACTGGGCGCTCGCGGCCAACATCCTGTGCACCGACGAGGCCGTGCTCCACCCGGACCCCTACCCCACGCGCGCCGCCTGGTGCGCCGCGCGCGTGGAGTCGACCCTGGCCCGGCTGGCGACGCTGCCCGCCGACTGCAAGACGCTGCTCATCAACCACTTCCCCCTGCGCTACGAGCACGTGCGCCTGCCGCGCATCCCCCGCTTCTCGCTGTGGTGCGGCACCAAGAAGACCGAGGACTGGCACACGCGCTTTCGCGCCGAGGTGGTCGTCACCGGCCACCTGCACATGCCCGCCACGCTGTGGCGCGATGGCGTGCGCTTCGAGGAGGTCTCGCTCGGCTACCCCAAGCAGTGGACCTGGCGCGGGGACATCTCCCAGTGCCTGCGGGAGATCCTCCCCGGCCCCGCGCGCTGA
- a CDS encoding MbtH family protein, translated as MSESADNIQYKVVVNHEEQYSIWPADRENPLGWKDAGKQGNKDECLAYIKEVWTDMRPLSLRQKMDEAAKKS; from the coding sequence ATGAGCGAGAGCGCCGACAACATCCAGTACAAGGTCGTGGTCAATCACGAGGAGCAGTACTCCATCTGGCCCGCGGACCGGGAGAACCCCCTGGGCTGGAAGGACGCGGGCAAGCAGGGCAACAAGGACGAGTGCCTCGCGTACATCAAGGAAGTGTGGACGGACATGCGCCCGCTGAGCCTGCGCCAGAAGATGGACGAGGCGGCCAAGAAGTCGTAG
- a CDS encoding DUF4215 domain-containing protein, giving the protein MVNPPTRSRLASLLIASLLLSVAACGGGDGPSIPSKPDAGLDSEKTDGGGSTSPDAGPLGRCGDGIKQGNEACDDGNTVSGDGCSANCSQVERGYVCEAPGKACAPTNICGNGKVEGTEQCDDRNTESGDGCSSSCVTEAGWTCVSTGGRCVATLCGDGIVAGDEECEDGNATSGDGCSATCRLEDGFKCPVVGAKCQPTYCGDRQVEGTEECDDGNNNMGDGCSPLCKREPECGIDGKCTSKCGDGVILPGDTTEECDDGNTRANDGCSPTCKKEEGFVCELIESTPPDSVAIPFVFRDFRGNDLPADGALPKGHVDFENKNVAEQGIVKYDLGTDGKPVYSKAAGAGGTQSTNSKESFDQWYRDTVNVNKTVVKTLSLGRDGSTGTYVYNNSNFFPLDNDGWVAAGKEPLRNDGNGVKRNFNFTSETRYWFEYKGKEKLSFTGDDDVWVFINRKLAMDLGGVHGPSSGTVDLTSTAKATELGLKVGGIYEAVVFQAERHTNGSNYRLTLSNFLTSRTECRATCGNGIVDPGEECDDGFNDGAYNGCARGCVLGPRCGDRVIQREHGETCDDGNRDRGDGCSDICKIELN; this is encoded by the coding sequence ATGGTGAATCCCCCAACCCGCTCGCGGCTCGCGAGCCTGCTGATTGCTTCCCTCCTGTTGTCGGTCGCGGCCTGTGGTGGCGGCGACGGACCCTCGATTCCCTCCAAACCCGACGCGGGACTCGATTCGGAAAAGACCGACGGTGGCGGGTCCACCTCGCCCGACGCGGGGCCCCTGGGCCGCTGTGGCGACGGCATCAAGCAGGGCAACGAGGCCTGTGACGACGGCAACACGGTGAGCGGCGATGGCTGCTCGGCCAACTGTTCGCAGGTCGAGCGCGGCTATGTGTGCGAGGCGCCGGGCAAGGCGTGCGCGCCGACGAACATCTGTGGCAACGGCAAGGTCGAGGGCACGGAGCAGTGCGACGACCGCAACACGGAGTCGGGCGACGGCTGCTCGTCCTCCTGCGTCACGGAGGCCGGCTGGACCTGCGTGTCGACGGGTGGCCGGTGCGTGGCGACCCTGTGCGGTGACGGCATCGTCGCCGGTGACGAGGAGTGCGAGGACGGCAACGCCACGTCGGGCGACGGCTGCAGCGCCACCTGCCGCCTCGAGGATGGCTTCAAGTGCCCCGTGGTGGGCGCGAAGTGCCAGCCCACCTACTGCGGTGACCGGCAGGTCGAGGGCACCGAGGAGTGCGACGACGGCAACAACAACATGGGCGATGGCTGCTCGCCCCTGTGCAAGCGCGAGCCCGAGTGCGGCATCGACGGCAAGTGCACGTCCAAGTGCGGCGACGGCGTGATCCTCCCGGGCGACACGACCGAGGAGTGCGATGACGGCAACACGCGCGCCAACGATGGCTGCTCGCCCACCTGCAAGAAGGAAGAGGGCTTCGTGTGCGAGCTCATCGAGAGCACGCCGCCGGACTCGGTGGCCATCCCCTTCGTGTTCCGTGACTTCCGGGGCAACGACCTGCCCGCCGATGGCGCCCTGCCCAAGGGCCACGTCGACTTCGAGAACAAGAACGTCGCCGAGCAGGGCATCGTGAAGTACGACCTGGGGACGGATGGCAAGCCCGTGTACAGCAAGGCCGCGGGCGCGGGTGGCACCCAGTCCACCAACAGCAAGGAGTCGTTCGACCAGTGGTACCGCGACACGGTCAACGTCAACAAGACGGTGGTCAAGACGCTCTCGTTGGGCCGCGATGGCAGCACGGGCACGTACGTCTACAACAACAGCAACTTCTTCCCCCTCGACAACGACGGCTGGGTGGCGGCCGGCAAGGAGCCGCTGCGCAACGACGGCAACGGCGTCAAGCGCAACTTCAACTTCACGAGCGAGACGCGCTACTGGTTCGAGTACAAGGGCAAGGAGAAGCTGTCCTTCACGGGCGATGACGACGTGTGGGTGTTCATCAACCGCAAGCTCGCCATGGACCTGGGCGGCGTGCACGGCCCGTCCTCGGGCACCGTGGACCTGACCAGCACCGCCAAGGCGACCGAGCTGGGCCTCAAGGTGGGCGGCATCTACGAGGCCGTGGTGTTCCAGGCCGAGCGCCACACGAACGGCTCCAACTACCGGCTCACGCTCAGCAACTTCCTCACCAGCCGCACTGAGTGCCGCGCCACCTGCGGCAACGGCATCGTGGACCCGGGCGAGGAGTGCGATGACGGCTTCAACGACGGCGCCTACAACGGCTGCGCCCGCGGCTGCGTGCTCGGGCCCCGCTGTGGTGACCGGGTCATCCAGCGCGAGCACGGCGAGACGTGCGACGACGGCAACCGCGATCGCGGGGATGGGTGCAGCGACATCTGCAAGATCGAGCTGAACTGA
- the pabB gene encoding aminodeoxychorismate synthase component I → MKTLLVDNYDSFTFNLYQLCAEVSGTPPLVVRNDVDWAHLQSLDFDQVVLSPGPGRPERATDFGVCTRLLQQATWPVLGVCLGHQGLGHVHGARVVHAPEVMHGRASAILHDGMGLFAGVPQGFSAVRYHSLMVTDLPACLERTAWTADGLVMGLRHRDLPQWGVQFHPESIRSEHGRRLFENFQALSRAFLQTHRRPVRAGPAPSLAAAREEARAPVAAERFTVRFRRLPLFPEPEAVFLHLFGEAPRAFWLDSSRVEPGLSRFSFMGEAGGPEGLEVRYHVQPRALWVTRGTHTERRDESLFDYLRRELARRRVVSEALPFDFNGGFVGYLGYELKAECGGDAAHVSPLPDAHLLLADRLLAFDAQERVVYGVCLAREEDAAGAEAWLDTLEARLRAVPPAPPLAETPAGPAPEVQFARSRERYLADIAACQREIREGETYEVCLTNTLRTAPPPEPLAYYRRLRRVSPTPYAAFLRLGDTALACSSPERFLRIDRAGLVESKPIKGTVARGRDAEEDARLEAALRASEKERSENLMIVDLVRNDLGRVCEVGSVHVPVLMDVERYATVHQLVSTIRGRLRPESTAVDCIQAAFPGGSMTGAPKKRTLALLDRLEGAARGPYSGAIGFLGVGGGADLNIVIRTAVVCPEALSLGVGGAVVALSQPEAEWEEVLLKARAPLAALARSRWPDPTPC, encoded by the coding sequence ATGAAGACGCTTCTCGTCGACAACTACGACTCCTTCACCTTCAACCTGTACCAGTTGTGCGCCGAGGTCTCCGGCACGCCGCCGCTCGTGGTGCGCAACGACGTCGACTGGGCCCACCTCCAGTCGCTCGACTTCGACCAGGTGGTGCTCTCGCCGGGCCCGGGCCGGCCCGAGCGCGCCACGGACTTCGGCGTCTGCACGCGCCTGCTCCAGCAGGCCACGTGGCCGGTGCTGGGCGTGTGTCTGGGCCACCAGGGCCTGGGCCATGTCCACGGGGCCCGGGTGGTCCACGCGCCCGAGGTGATGCACGGTCGGGCGAGCGCCATCCTCCATGACGGCATGGGGTTGTTCGCGGGGGTGCCCCAGGGCTTCTCCGCCGTGCGCTACCACTCCTTGATGGTGACGGACCTCCCCGCGTGCCTGGAGCGCACCGCCTGGACCGCCGACGGGCTCGTGATGGGCCTGCGCCACCGGGACCTGCCCCAGTGGGGTGTCCAGTTCCATCCCGAGTCCATTCGCAGCGAGCACGGCCGGCGGCTGTTCGAGAACTTCCAGGCGCTGAGCCGGGCCTTCCTCCAGACGCATCGACGGCCCGTGCGCGCGGGGCCCGCGCCGTCCCTCGCCGCGGCGCGGGAGGAGGCGCGTGCGCCCGTCGCGGCGGAGCGCTTCACCGTCCGCTTCCGACGCCTGCCGCTCTTCCCCGAGCCGGAGGCCGTCTTCCTCCACCTCTTCGGCGAGGCGCCCCGGGCCTTCTGGCTGGACAGCAGCCGGGTGGAGCCGGGCCTGTCGCGCTTCTCCTTCATGGGCGAGGCCGGGGGCCCGGAGGGCCTCGAGGTCCGCTACCACGTCCAGCCCCGGGCGTTGTGGGTGACGCGGGGGACGCACACCGAGCGCCGGGACGAGTCGCTCTTCGACTACCTGCGCCGCGAGCTCGCCCGACGCCGGGTGGTGTCCGAGGCGCTGCCCTTCGACTTCAACGGCGGCTTCGTGGGCTACCTCGGCTACGAGCTCAAGGCGGAGTGCGGGGGAGACGCGGCGCATGTGTCGCCCCTGCCGGATGCGCACCTGCTGCTGGCGGACCGGCTGCTGGCCTTCGATGCCCAGGAGCGTGTGGTGTATGGGGTGTGCCTCGCGCGAGAGGAGGACGCGGCCGGGGCGGAGGCCTGGCTGGACACGCTGGAGGCGCGGCTGCGCGCGGTGCCCCCGGCGCCGCCCCTCGCCGAGACGCCGGCCGGCCCCGCGCCCGAGGTCCAGTTCGCGCGCTCCCGCGAGCGCTACCTCGCCGACATCGCCGCCTGCCAGCGGGAGATCCGCGAGGGCGAGACTTACGAGGTGTGCCTCACCAACACCCTGCGCACCGCGCCCCCGCCGGAGCCGCTCGCCTACTACCGGCGCCTGCGCCGCGTGTCCCCGACGCCCTACGCCGCCTTCCTGCGCCTCGGGGACACCGCGCTCGCGTGCTCGTCACCCGAGCGCTTCCTGCGCATCGACCGCGCGGGGCTCGTGGAGTCCAAGCCCATCAAGGGCACCGTGGCCCGGGGCCGCGACGCGGAGGAGGACGCGCGGCTCGAGGCGGCGCTGCGCGCGAGCGAGAAGGAGCGCTCGGAGAACCTGATGATCGTGGACCTGGTGCGCAACGACCTGGGCCGCGTGTGCGAGGTGGGCAGCGTGCACGTGCCCGTGCTCATGGACGTGGAGCGCTACGCCACGGTGCACCAGTTGGTGAGCACCATCCGGGGCCGTCTGCGGCCCGAGTCGACGGCGGTGGACTGCATCCAGGCCGCTTTTCCAGGCGGCTCCATGACGGGGGCGCCGAAGAAGCGCACCCTGGCGCTGTTGGACCGGCTGGAGGGCGCGGCGCGAGGCCCCTACTCGGGCGCCATCGGCTTCTTGGGTGTCGGGGGGGGCGCGGACCTCAACATCGTCATCCGCACCGCCGTCGTGTGTCCGGAGGCCCTGTCGCTCGGCGTGGGCGGAGCGGTGGTGGCGCTCTCCCAACCCGAGGCCGAGTGGGAGGAGGTGCTGCTCAAGGCGCGCGCCCCGCTGGCGGCGCTGGCTAGAAGCCGCTGGCCTGATCCAACTCCGTGTTGA